In a genomic window of Lacrimispora sp. BS-2:
- a CDS encoding histidinol-phosphatase gives MKKVNYHTHTDYCRHADGRAEEYAAAAWAEGLSVLGFSDHMPFPGNPFGYRMKYEEIEDYYSDIRRIKAAYGASPSNRIPAGERRREMEVFCGFEGEYIRGKEPYYESLLAGDDCDYLILGQHMFMDQNGQLRNSGEMHGTKDYINYFDSLIEGMKTGYFRLIAHPDFVFINPFAWDIECERACDRFFEAAGLGNYILEYNANGYRRGIHSFEDGPRLQYPHEKFWKKAAELNLRVVVGSDCHEPSQMYDSYVKKAYEDAAALSLNIITELF, from the coding sequence ATGAAAAAAGTAAATTACCATACACACACAGACTATTGCAGACATGCCGATGGCAGGGCGGAGGAGTATGCCGCCGCTGCATGGGCGGAGGGGCTTTCCGTTCTTGGTTTTTCGGATCATATGCCATTTCCCGGAAATCCCTTCGGCTACCGGATGAAATATGAGGAAATAGAGGATTATTACAGCGACATCCGCCGGATAAAAGCGGCCTATGGAGCCTCACCTTCCAACAGGATCCCTGCCGGAGAGAGGAGGAGGGAAATGGAAGTATTCTGTGGTTTCGAGGGCGAGTATATCCGGGGCAAAGAACCTTACTATGAGTCCCTTCTTGCAGGAGATGACTGTGATTATCTTATATTGGGACAGCACATGTTTATGGACCAAAACGGTCAGCTTCGTAATTCCGGAGAGATGCACGGGACAAAAGATTACATCAATTATTTTGATAGCCTGATCGAAGGGATGAAAACCGGATATTTCCGGTTGATTGCCCATCCGGATTTTGTGTTTATCAACCCCTTTGCCTGGGATATTGAGTGTGAGAGGGCATGTGATAGGTTTTTTGAAGCGGCCGGACTGGGGAATTATATCCTTGAATACAACGCCAACGGCTACCGCCGCGGCATTCATTCCTTTGAGGATGGGCCAAGACTTCAGTATCCACATGAAAAATTTTGGAAAAAAGCTGCTGAGCTAAATTTGCGTGTAGTGGTTGGCTCTGACTGTCATGAACCTTCGCAAATGTATGACAGCTATGTGAAAAAGGCATATGAAGACGCGGCAGCTCTTTCTTTAAATATAATTACGGAGCTTTTTTAA
- a CDS encoding sensor histidine kinase has protein sequence MRRIIGFWKGQNLKKKFLLITIPSAVFSSVVIMAAALLIFQAYEKSVYNMTIQNLNLIIRHIETELREVDKVSMNIITDPAVQRALKPDKPNVRKREVSLDYLRLAQGMYQVMRDQMQRNSTIISVSIFVDEEWYYEGNTRRSLNASLLTDIKEGIPKDSSKIFWYAESYPTDHLYGVRSVKDLYYHTFDDEAILVVEYDLKGSITSLLKNNANVRYSPGMAVLSGDNYLYSDFEAIPKEQLSLADGSGYDAVSINGHKYFMACLDTSDYGWRYAFFILYDNLFGAMRLLKCFFLVMAMVMILISVLYCEKLTALIMNRFTYLMRRMRTVEEGNFQTEAKNAIRQGDELEVVCERFEKMVGHVDQLIQDNYVKQMLIHENQLKVLQNQINPHFLFNTLQTISWKARESRQETISYIAEALGKLLRYTLKEENDPAILEEEVDVLMNYVTIQKTRYAERLVIDVDIPESAKKQKVPKLVLQSLVENAIKHGLEAMLEPCHIHICVLDEASVLRILVSDNGPGIDPNVLEEEPVAGACADDGRPVGCGIGLKNIRLRLKLLFGEESELLLYNTGNGTSVEVCIVKERSCLPDETNPSG, from the coding sequence ATGCGTAGAATCATCGGTTTCTGGAAAGGCCAGAACTTAAAGAAGAAATTTCTTCTGATTACAATACCCAGCGCCGTTTTTTCCAGTGTAGTCATTATGGCGGCCGCACTGCTGATTTTTCAGGCATATGAAAAGAGCGTGTACAATATGACGATTCAGAATTTGAATCTGATCATACGCCACATCGAAACAGAACTGCGGGAGGTGGATAAGGTCAGTATGAACATCATCACCGATCCTGCGGTTCAGCGGGCGCTGAAGCCAGATAAGCCCAACGTGCGGAAGCGGGAGGTCTCCTTGGACTACCTCCGTCTGGCCCAAGGCATGTACCAGGTGATGAGGGACCAGATGCAGAGAAACAGTACCATTATATCAGTTTCGATTTTTGTAGATGAGGAATGGTACTATGAGGGGAATACGAGACGTTCTCTGAATGCTTCCTTGCTTACTGATATAAAGGAAGGGATTCCAAAGGACAGCAGCAAGATATTCTGGTATGCAGAAAGCTACCCCACTGACCATTTGTACGGCGTGCGCAGCGTGAAAGATTTATACTATCATACCTTTGATGATGAGGCGATTCTGGTGGTGGAATACGATTTAAAAGGCAGCATCACAAGCCTTCTTAAAAATAATGCCAATGTTCGGTATTCGCCCGGTATGGCTGTCTTAAGCGGGGACAATTATCTGTATTCGGATTTTGAAGCAATTCCGAAAGAACAGCTTTCCCTGGCAGATGGCTCAGGCTATGATGCTGTTTCTATAAACGGGCACAAATACTTTATGGCCTGCCTTGATACTTCGGACTATGGCTGGCGATATGCTTTTTTTATTCTGTATGATAACTTATTTGGTGCGATGCGCCTTCTGAAATGCTTTTTCCTCGTTATGGCCATGGTTATGATTCTGATTTCTGTTCTCTACTGTGAGAAGCTGACGGCCCTCATCATGAATCGTTTTACCTATCTTATGAGACGTATGAGAACCGTAGAAGAAGGAAATTTCCAGACAGAAGCCAAGAATGCAATCCGCCAGGGGGATGAGCTGGAGGTAGTCTGCGAGCGCTTTGAAAAGATGGTGGGGCACGTGGATCAGTTAATTCAGGATAATTACGTCAAACAAATGCTGATCCATGAAAATCAGCTCAAGGTGCTTCAAAATCAGATTAACCCGCATTTTTTGTTTAATACACTTCAGACCATAAGCTGGAAGGCCAGGGAAAGCCGGCAGGAAACTATCTCCTATATTGCGGAAGCACTGGGGAAGCTGCTTCGCTATACCTTGAAGGAGGAAAATGATCCGGCTATTCTGGAAGAAGAGGTGGACGTCCTTATGAATTATGTGACCATCCAGAAAACACGCTATGCAGAGCGGCTGGTGATTGACGTCGATATTCCGGAGTCCGCGAAAAAACAAAAGGTGCCAAAGCTGGTTTTACAAAGTCTCGTGGAAAATGCAATTAAACATGGCTTGGAGGCCATGCTGGAACCGTGTCATATCCATATATGCGTACTGGATGAAGCTTCTGTTCTGCGGATTCTTGTCAGTGATAACGGACCAGGGATAGATCCGAACGTGCTGGAAGAAGAGCCGGTTGCCGGCGCTTGTGCTGATGACGGCCGTCCGGTCGGCTGCGGCATCGGCTTAAAAAATATCAGGCTGCGTTTGAAACTGCTTTTTGGGGAGGAGTCCGAGCTGTTGCTTTATAATACCGGAAATGGAACTTCTGTGGAAGTCTGTATTGTGAAAGAGAGGAGCTGTTTACCTGATGAAACAAATCCTTCTGGTTGA
- a CDS encoding carbohydrate ABC transporter permease: protein MKRKKIKISDVLIYAFLLFCGLICLIPIINTVAISFSDRTSAAMGAVKLWPVNFTLMSYKNMMKETQFWTSFLVSVKRVIIGVFLNMVLSVLMAYPLSKSPIKFRSKKIYMWTVVFTMLFSGGLVPTFMVINHLRLMDTFWALVLPGAVPVFNIIILMNFFKALPESLEESAYVDGAGPWTVLLKIYLPLSKASLATISLFAIVNHWNAYFDGKIYINSLNRLPLQTYIQSLAASINTNMMASMTAEEIQEQLAVSSLTFNSAKVIVSMIPILLIYPFLQRYFVSGMVVGAVKE from the coding sequence ATGAAAAGGAAAAAAATCAAAATTTCGGATGTTTTAATTTATGCTTTTTTACTGTTTTGCGGGTTGATCTGTCTGATCCCGATTATAAATACGGTTGCAATCTCTTTCAGCGACAGGACAAGCGCAGCCATGGGGGCGGTAAAGCTATGGCCGGTTAATTTCACATTGATGTCCTACAAAAATATGATGAAGGAAACCCAGTTCTGGACCTCTTTCCTGGTTTCTGTAAAGAGAGTCATCATCGGAGTTTTCTTGAATATGGTACTATCTGTCCTGATGGCGTATCCGCTATCGAAATCTCCCATCAAGTTCCGCAGCAAGAAGATCTATATGTGGACCGTGGTATTTACCATGCTGTTCAGCGGCGGGCTGGTTCCTACTTTTATGGTCATCAATCACTTAAGGCTGATGGATACTTTCTGGGCCCTGGTGCTGCCTGGTGCTGTTCCGGTCTTTAATATCATCATTTTGATGAACTTTTTTAAGGCCCTTCCGGAATCCCTGGAGGAATCTGCTTATGTGGACGGGGCAGGTCCCTGGACGGTTCTGCTAAAGATATATCTGCCGCTGTCCAAGGCTTCGTTGGCGACGATCAGCCTCTTCGCTATAGTTAACCATTGGAACGCTTACTTTGACGGGAAGATTTATATAAATTCCTTAAACAGGCTTCCCCTGCAGACATATATTCAATCTCTTGCCGCCTCCATTAATACGAACATGATGGCAAGTATGACTGCTGAAGAGATCCAGGAGCAGCTTGCTGTTTCCAGCCTTACATTCAATTCTGCAAAGGTTATTGTATCCATGATACCGATACTCTTGATCTATCCGTTCCTTCAGCGGTATTTTGTGAGCGGCATGGTAGTTGGAGCCGTAAAAGAATAA
- a CDS encoding glycoside hydrolase family 95-like protein yields the protein MLREQIREFRNTLDLKAFLDSYDFVWDNLKYHEGTIREIINDRIAHIPKDWGNGGLIGNGLIGANIYKNSITSMKWGIGRGDIDGPTNCPELGCLQQRLSLGDVVLEVKNPIKKESLSISLRKAEVDRVIETDKGTLKYSSIAYAKKDCIIIDAEWEGEVAFDLSYVPSHGMTLKHHAAKAHEVPERCFPPAAEQKMADNIEIYNQKILNESLSPEGQFSIALASKEAGKNHKIWYISIGFSRHGFTSEKEAEELIKQVMAIDLNEIYRSHQKHWEDFYRKSIVKLPEKYWERFYLMQLYKLGCCTRPGNLHIIDNMGVWPTLSAWPAAWWNLNVQLIYSSMQKANHLELIESLIDTLEHYDETLSENAKPLGIDDGWFIGRSAGCDMKSYMPSYEDIMEENPEHVIIFELGNITWALHCVYRYYKSTMDQDILKRFYPMLKKAANSYLRITYKKEDGKWHLPMTSSPEYPGPIDPTSNPVRDANYDLALFRWALITLIESAKKLGIDDEPLMDTWTEHLENLTDYSMDETGYTIGKDLPLTVSHRHYSHLLQFFPLHIVSEDKEAERKVIEKSIKTWMSMPEYLQGYSFTGSAAMLAALGDGNYAYKRLSGLKDFLNPNTLYTEGGGPVIETPLSANESIHYMLMQCHGGKVKIFPAMPDVWRNAEFYGLLAEGGFEISARYTDGETEFVYIKSIAGEPLIINPNFKAGFVIEPKQEMKYETLENGCYQFELKAGEDMLLIKNSR from the coding sequence ATGTTAAGAGAGCAGATCCGTGAATTTAGAAACACACTGGATTTAAAGGCATTTTTAGACAGCTATGATTTTGTTTGGGATAATCTAAAATACCACGAAGGAACTATACGGGAAATAATCAATGACAGAATCGCTCATATCCCAAAAGATTGGGGGAATGGCGGACTAATCGGCAACGGTTTAATCGGTGCAAATATTTATAAAAACAGCATCACCTCCATGAAATGGGGCATCGGCCGGGGTGACATAGACGGGCCAACCAACTGCCCGGAGTTAGGCTGTTTACAACAACGGCTTTCCCTTGGGGATGTTGTTCTTGAAGTAAAAAATCCCATCAAAAAAGAAAGCTTATCCATCTCATTGCGCAAGGCAGAGGTTGATCGAGTGATTGAAACAGATAAAGGAACCCTGAAATACTCCAGTATTGCGTATGCAAAAAAAGACTGCATCATCATTGATGCTGAATGGGAAGGTGAAGTTGCGTTTGATCTGTCATATGTTCCAAGCCATGGCATGACCTTAAAACACCATGCCGCAAAAGCTCATGAAGTCCCGGAAAGGTGTTTTCCGCCGGCAGCAGAGCAAAAAATGGCAGATAACATTGAAATTTATAATCAGAAAATCCTTAATGAGTCCTTATCTCCAGAGGGGCAGTTTTCTATAGCCCTTGCATCAAAAGAAGCAGGTAAGAACCACAAGATATGGTATATTTCAATAGGATTCAGCCGCCATGGATTCACATCAGAAAAAGAAGCAGAAGAATTAATCAAACAGGTCATGGCAATTGATTTAAATGAAATATACAGAAGCCACCAGAAACACTGGGAAGATTTTTACAGGAAAAGCATCGTTAAATTACCAGAAAAGTATTGGGAAAGATTTTATCTCATGCAGCTATATAAGCTCGGCTGCTGTACCAGGCCGGGCAACCTTCATATAATTGACAATATGGGTGTATGGCCGACTCTAAGCGCATGGCCGGCCGCATGGTGGAATTTAAATGTCCAGCTTATTTATTCCTCCATGCAGAAAGCGAATCATTTAGAGCTGATAGAATCTCTCATAGATACTTTGGAGCACTATGACGAAACCCTCTCGGAAAATGCAAAGCCATTGGGAATCGACGACGGCTGGTTTATCGGACGTTCAGCCGGATGTGACATGAAATCTTATATGCCTTCTTATGAGGATATCATGGAAGAAAATCCGGAACACGTCATTATATTCGAGCTTGGCAATATTACCTGGGCGCTCCATTGTGTATATCGGTATTATAAAAGTACTATGGATCAGGATATTTTAAAAAGGTTTTATCCTATGCTTAAAAAAGCTGCAAACAGTTACTTAAGGATCACCTATAAGAAGGAGGATGGCAAATGGCATCTGCCTATGACCAGTTCACCGGAATATCCCGGACCCATTGATCCTACCTCAAATCCTGTCAGAGATGCCAATTATGACCTTGCCTTGTTCCGGTGGGCGCTTATTACTTTGATTGAATCAGCAAAAAAACTGGGCATTGATGACGAACCCCTTATGGATACCTGGACAGAACACCTTGAAAACCTGACAGATTACTCCATGGATGAGACAGGCTATACGATCGGAAAGGATTTGCCTCTTACCGTGTCCCATCGCCATTATTCCCACTTATTACAGTTTTTCCCCCTTCACATAGTAAGCGAAGATAAGGAAGCAGAACGAAAGGTTATTGAAAAATCAATTAAAACCTGGATGAGTATGCCGGAATATCTGCAAGGATATTCCTTTACAGGAAGCGCTGCTATGTTAGCAGCATTAGGTGACGGCAATTACGCATATAAGCGTTTAAGCGGCCTGAAAGACTTCTTAAACCCAAATACCCTTTACACCGAAGGCGGCGGGCCCGTTATTGAAACGCCCCTTTCAGCAAACGAATCCATCCACTATATGTTAATGCAGTGCCACGGGGGTAAAGTAAAAATTTTTCCGGCAATGCCAGATGTATGGAGAAATGCAGAATTTTATGGACTGCTGGCAGAGGGCGGTTTTGAAATATCAGCCAGGTACACAGATGGTGAAACAGAATTTGTGTATATAAAAAGCATAGCCGGAGAACCACTGATCATAAATCCTAATTTCAAAGCAGGGTTTGTCATAGAGCCAAAACAAGAAATGAAATATGAAACCTTGGAAAACGGCTGCTATCAATTTGAATTGAAAGCAGGGGAAGATATGCTGCTGATAAAGAATTCCAGATAA
- a CDS encoding ABC transporter permease subunit — MESNKLKVKNIKFTKTTRYRQLPYHLMMLPGMIFLIIFHIVPMGGLIMAFQNYIPIKGLIHSDFVGLKNFQRLFRLPTFWSVLRNTIIISVGKLVLVTIVAITFAILLNECRNVKFKRLVQTTVYLPHFLSWVILAVMFSNIFSYSGIINQLGGLFGKEPVMFMISNSWFRRILIGGEVWKEFGYSAIVYVAAMTGIDPTLYEAAGIDGANRLKKILYITLPSIVPTIVLMTTLNMGKILSGGFDQVFNLYSPLVYRTGDIIDTYVYRMGLVDLQYSNGTAVGLFKSLISFILLIAAYKIADKTVGYRVF; from the coding sequence GTGGAATCAAATAAATTAAAGGTTAAGAACATTAAATTTACCAAAACCACCAGATACCGCCAGCTTCCCTACCACTTAATGATGCTTCCCGGAATGATCTTCCTGATTATCTTTCATATCGTTCCAATGGGCGGCTTGATTATGGCATTTCAGAATTACATTCCCATTAAAGGGCTTATTCATTCGGATTTTGTGGGACTTAAAAACTTCCAGAGACTTTTTCGACTGCCTACCTTTTGGTCTGTTCTGAGAAATACCATTATTATCTCGGTTGGAAAGCTGGTTTTAGTAACCATAGTGGCTATCACCTTTGCCATTCTTTTAAATGAATGCCGCAATGTGAAATTCAAAAGGCTGGTGCAGACAACCGTATACCTGCCTCATTTTTTATCCTGGGTAATTCTTGCGGTTATGTTCAGTAATATTTTTTCCTACTCAGGCATCATCAATCAGTTAGGGGGACTTTTTGGGAAAGAACCGGTCATGTTTATGATAAGCAATAGCTGGTTCCGGCGGATTTTGATCGGCGGAGAGGTATGGAAGGAGTTCGGCTACAGCGCAATCGTCTATGTGGCGGCCATGACCGGCATTGACCCTACCCTGTATGAAGCAGCCGGCATCGACGGGGCCAACCGCCTGAAAAAGATTCTTTACATCACTTTGCCCAGTATTGTGCCAACCATTGTGCTGATGACTACCCTAAATATGGGAAAGATATTGAGCGGTGGTTTTGATCAGGTATTTAACTTATATTCCCCGCTTGTCTACCGGACGGGTGACATCATCGACACGTATGTTTACCGCATGGGCCTGGTTGACTTGCAGTACAGCAACGGAACTGCGGTGGGTTTATTCAAATCACTAATCAGTTTTATCCTGTTGATCGCTGCCTATAAAATTGCCGATAAGACCGTAGGCTACCGTGTATTTTAG
- a CDS encoding MBL fold metallo-hydrolase, with product MKNIKLHILGSCSGTEPFPGRHHTSVALELSNGLYFLDAGECSSYTAHLLGLDLLKTRGIFISHCHMDHVGGLGNLLWTIRKLSVIQRRVPLADTIHTYIPYLESYEGILQSLQYTEDDFRCDYSHEGHKIQDGLLYCSPWDDLSIEAIHNHHLAHKEGQPYRSFSFRIRTQGRTIFYSGDTALSDLAYTVPENCDLLMMETGHHQVPEVCRYLRTLDQKIGRLVFLHHGVKVLADPAGAALEAAQLWGENSVIAEDGMTIIL from the coding sequence GTGAAAAATATTAAATTACACATTTTAGGAAGCTGCTCAGGGACGGAGCCGTTCCCGGGCAGGCACCACACAAGCGTGGCTTTAGAGCTTTCAAACGGCCTTTATTTTCTTGATGCGGGAGAGTGCAGCTCCTATACCGCACATCTGCTAGGTCTGGATCTATTAAAAACAAGGGGGATTTTTATTTCCCACTGTCATATGGACCATGTAGGCGGACTAGGGAATCTTTTGTGGACCATAAGAAAATTATCAGTGATACAACGGCGCGTTCCATTGGCGGATACGATCCATACTTATATCCCTTATCTGGAATCATATGAGGGGATTTTACAGAGTCTGCAGTATACAGAAGATGATTTCCGGTGTGATTACAGCCATGAGGGGCATAAGATTCAGGATGGACTTTTATACTGCAGTCCCTGGGATGATCTTTCCATAGAAGCCATCCACAATCACCATCTGGCCCATAAGGAAGGCCAGCCCTACCGATCCTTTTCGTTTCGGATCAGGACTCAGGGCAGGACAATCTTCTATTCGGGGGATACGGCCCTGAGTGATCTGGCCTACACGGTGCCGGAAAACTGTGATTTACTGATGATGGAAACCGGACACCATCAAGTGCCGGAGGTGTGCCGCTATTTACGGACACTGGATCAGAAAATCGGCCGCCTGGTCTTTTTGCACCATGGCGTAAAGGTGCTGGCAGACCCGGCGGGTGCAGCTTTGGAGGCCGCGCAGTTATGGGGGGAAAATTCAGTTATTGCTGAAGATGGAATGACAATTATCCTTTAG
- a CDS encoding response regulator → MKQILLVDDERVVLESISKTVNWHACGVTLAGVCKNAFEALGAIKQQQPDIVITDIKMPVMDGLELIHKVREFDSHVEFIILSGYGEFELAKKAMKEGVRHFLLKPCSEEEIREAVAGALKELSMRNSRAESNKTERDELLEDQFRDFTDIILDYVQIHFADDELNLKWIAKELVFLNEDYVSRCFLRRTGLKFTSYLNQTRVMEARRLLDNSSVSCEAVASIVGYGNNPKYFAKVFKKYTGYTPKEYKNS, encoded by the coding sequence ATGAAACAAATCCTTCTGGTTGATGATGAGAGAGTCGTACTGGAAAGCATCAGTAAAACTGTGAACTGGCATGCCTGCGGTGTAACGCTTGCAGGTGTCTGTAAGAATGCGTTTGAAGCGCTGGGAGCTATAAAACAACAACAACCCGATATTGTGATTACTGATATTAAAATGCCTGTTATGGATGGGCTGGAACTCATTCATAAGGTGCGGGAATTTGACTCTCATGTAGAATTTATTATCCTGTCGGGGTACGGTGAATTTGAACTGGCTAAGAAAGCCATGAAGGAGGGAGTGCGTCACTTCCTCTTAAAACCATGCAGCGAGGAGGAGATCCGGGAGGCGGTAGCAGGAGCTTTAAAAGAACTTTCCATGCGAAACAGCCGGGCCGAAAGTAATAAAACCGAACGGGATGAACTTTTGGAAGATCAATTCCGTGATTTCACGGATATAATACTGGACTATGTGCAGATACATTTTGCAGATGACGAATTAAACTTGAAATGGATCGCAAAGGAACTTGTTTTTTTAAATGAAGACTATGTCAGCAGATGTTTCCTCCGTCGTACCGGTTTAAAATTTACCAGTTATTTAAATCAGACGCGCGTGATGGAGGCCAGACGTCTTTTGGATAATTCCTCCGTCAGCTGCGAGGCGGTCGCCAGTATTGTTGGATATGGAAATAATCCAAAATACTTTGCAAAGGTATTTAAAAAATATACAGGATATACGCCAAAGGAATACAAAAACTCTTAA
- a CDS encoding extracellular solute-binding protein produces the protein MKRNRKKRLFTIAAIVAVTGAAICGCGNGSEKAPINPPENEGTKDSGSDQSGKDGMTTFTFSKSSFPSVTLPDGQTPDNNVVLDYIRDNYQVDMVLDWQAEGSEYNNKLSLNIASGSLPDIFYCNDYRTFLQLAQNGLLADLTDIYDDNISETIKGIDKSYNGRNFEPVTVDGRIMAIPAGNLDGQQDVLWLRKDWLDNLGLKVPKTIEDLEKVLTAFVNDDPDGNGKNDTVGLIVDATKPVAGYNHPFGLEPIFYAMNAYPSYWMENEQGEVYYGSTGAEVKEALALLNDWYKKGLIDKQFATRIGSGETEAMFTSGQAGAYFGAVHSNYVDAFTNNQDIELVAVNAPLDGSGKYNYVLPSPMAAMLCISAKCSDPAKAVEIIGIGNDLYRGFDEKANEIFNAADIAASSNGRRAVFPQGSVTYDYFDIIKKLGKTVQEQIDTGSYTEYEGMTQYDKDQVVLASQFADGSDKNEVSFKAYYYRYIGSRLLDDHALNPLEAAYYYTTDSSASLQTELDTLEQEMYLSIIIGEKDVDYFDEFVSKWNSIGGSALLKEVNQVLGK, from the coding sequence ATGAAAAGGAACAGAAAAAAACGGCTTTTTACAATCGCGGCTATAGTTGCGGTAACGGGTGCTGCAATATGCGGCTGTGGAAACGGATCAGAAAAGGCACCAATAAATCCACCGGAAAATGAGGGGACAAAGGATTCGGGCTCTGATCAATCCGGAAAGGATGGAATGACTACATTCACCTTTTCCAAAAGCTCATTTCCCAGCGTTACGCTGCCAGATGGCCAGACCCCGGATAACAATGTAGTTCTTGACTATATCCGTGACAATTATCAGGTGGATATGGTGCTGGATTGGCAGGCAGAAGGATCGGAATATAATAATAAGCTGTCATTAAACATTGCGTCGGGAAGTCTTCCGGATATTTTCTACTGCAATGATTACCGTACCTTTCTGCAGCTGGCACAGAACGGACTGCTTGCGGATTTAACGGACATCTATGATGACAATATTTCAGAAACCATAAAAGGAATTGATAAATCCTACAATGGACGTAACTTTGAACCGGTAACCGTCGACGGGCGAATCATGGCGATCCCGGCGGGAAACTTAGATGGGCAGCAGGATGTGCTCTGGCTCAGAAAGGACTGGCTGGACAACCTGGGTCTGAAAGTTCCAAAGACGATCGAGGATCTGGAAAAGGTTCTGACCGCTTTTGTGAATGATGATCCTGACGGTAACGGTAAGAACGATACGGTGGGCCTTATTGTGGATGCAACGAAACCAGTGGCAGGCTATAACCATCCGTTTGGGTTAGAACCTATTTTTTATGCCATGAATGCATATCCAAGCTACTGGATGGAGAACGAACAGGGGGAAGTTTACTATGGTTCAACCGGTGCGGAGGTTAAAGAAGCCCTTGCCCTTTTAAATGACTGGTATAAAAAAGGATTGATTGACAAACAGTTTGCAACCAGGATCGGAAGCGGAGAGACGGAAGCAATGTTCACTTCCGGACAAGCCGGCGCTTATTTTGGAGCCGTGCATTCCAACTATGTTGATGCATTTACCAACAATCAGGATATCGAATTGGTGGCCGTTAATGCGCCTTTAGACGGCAGCGGAAAGTATAATTATGTATTGCCGTCCCCCATGGCGGCTATGCTCTGTATCAGCGCCAAGTGTTCCGACCCCGCCAAAGCGGTTGAAATAATCGGCATTGGAAACGACCTCTACAGAGGTTTTGACGAGAAAGCCAACGAGATTTTTAATGCGGCAGATATTGCGGCCTCCAGTAACGGACGGCGCGCCGTATTCCCCCAGGGATCTGTGACATATGATTATTTTGATATTATCAAAAAGCTTGGGAAAACGGTTCAGGAGCAGATTGATACCGGAAGCTATACCGAATATGAGGGTATGACCCAGTATGATAAGGACCAGGTGGTTTTAGCCTCTCAGTTTGCTGATGGTTCTGACAAAAATGAAGTTTCTTTTAAAGCTTATTATTACCGTTATATAGGAAGCCGCCTGCTGGACGATCATGCCCTGAATCCTTTAGAGGCCGCTTACTATTATACGACAGATTCCAGCGCTTCTTTGCAGACAGAGTTGGATACCCTTGAACAGGAGATGTATTTAAGCATTATTATCGGGGAAAAAGATGTGGATTATTTTGATGAATTTGTGTCAAAATGGAACAGCATCGGCGGTTCGGCCCTTTTAAAAGAGGTGAACCAGGTTCTGGGAAAATAG